A DNA window from Drosophila virilis strain 15010-1051.87 chromosome 4, Dvir_AGI_RSII-ME, whole genome shotgun sequence contains the following coding sequences:
- the Tmem214 gene encoding transmembrane protein 214 isoform X1 — MSAASNQWEVVSKSRKQKNLEKKVSAHTEQKRIAAQLPKLEELMPTQQYRNLFGNNSSNNNNNKSNSPAKSTSSIASASSKGKSQSPRKTNPNAAKSTGADSAKKQPKPAAKAKSLEQAMKQITIDDFAAQVAQVKISCPGSELRWLSNIASYLNGVLSYDCDPTFSGRSAQYPSNLASSGLKQAILEFLRSVGETNLEYFFYSLLDSMATELNSGQTVAGYKFVLQLIGQNWPSICAHNMAKTALLRNSYQNRSNICLSILWAIGQGGHQSLTEGVKVWQNLMLPNLEMKSFTKFVVEHIERVLLAAAARKSETLQLNQQEFFACYNALNASYNNFAKELQQSLKRSATQLLQLYIASPVKQANIFLTLLREIESKKQRTEIEGCISCLLSSGAEDCFKVWRMNYKKQQLSSLVLLQTIDNDWTESTKQLAQSPAYHAFLQDVKNLNTELQTGKRKDLYVDELTTVLKNVQEKSSAQQKKNKQNAAQKKKCGCCKWTLGSILIVALIAGALYYDTEANGKGLFEKSATGKVLKNAGILPQVQRGWYVTMSASARGYKWAEQHVPPYAEPAIKTSCDVWKVARNACCNAYTNALNYWRSKWPAVAKFIDQYVPNFSHQLEAFAAGAKDLAVNSYDKSATLIKEKVLVGRFSPENINQALNQTRNAALEYYNQFHKKVDAYAKLK, encoded by the exons ATGTCCGCTGCGTCCAATCAATGGGAAGTCGTGTCCAAATCGCGCAAACAAAAGAATCTGGAAAAGAAGGTCAGCGCCCATACGGAACAGAAGCGCATTGCCGCCCAGCTGCCCAAGCTGGAGGAGCTCA TGCCAACACAGCAATATCGCAACTTAttcggcaacaacagcagcaacaacaacaacaacaaatcgaaTTCACCGGCAAAATCCACATCAAGCATTGCATCTGCTTCTTCCAAGGGCAAATCGCAATCGCCACGCAAAACAAATCCAAATGCGGCGAAATCAACTGGAGCAGATTCGGCGAAAAAGCAACCGAAGCCAGCGGCGAAAGCGAAATCCCTAGAACAGGCCATGAAGCAAATAACGATCGACGATTTCGCCGCGCAGGTGGCGCAGGTGAAAATCAGCTGCCCCGGCTCCGAGCTGCGCTGGCTGAGCAAT ATTGCCAGCTATCTGAACGGCGTCCTGTCCTACGACTGTGATCCGACATTCTCCGGAAGGAGTGCGCAATATCCGAGCAATTTGGCCAGCTCCGGACTGAAGCAGGCAATTTTGGAGTTTCTGCGCAGCGTGGGCGAAACGAATCTAGAGTATTTCTTCTACTCGCTGCTGGACAGCATGGCCACAGAACTGAACAGCGGCCAGACCGTGGCCGGCTACAAGTTTGTGCTGCAGCTAATTGGCCAGAACTGGCCCAGCATTTGCGCGCACAACATGGCCAAGACGGCGCTGTTGCGCAACTCCTATCAGAATCGCAGCAACATCTGCCTCAGCATCCTGTGGGCCATCGGGCAGGGCGGGCATCAGTCGCTGACCGAGGGCGTCAAGGTCTGGCAGAACCTGATGCTGCCCAACCTCGAGATGAAGAGCTTTACCAAATTCGTTGTCGAGCACATTGAGCGTGTGCTGCTTGCGGCTGCAGCACGCAAATCCGAGACGCTGCAGCTGAATCAGCAGGAGTTCTTCGCCTGCTACAATGCCCTGAATGCCAGCTACAACAACTTTGCcaaggagctgcagcagaGCCTCAAGCGGAGCGCCACTCAGCTGCTG CAACTGTACATTGCCAGCCCCGTGAAGCAGGCGAACATTTTCCTGACGCTGCTGCGCGAGATCGAGTCGAAAAAGCAGCGCACGGAGATCGAGGGCTGCATCAGCTGTTTGCTGAGCAGCGGGGCGGAGGATTGCTTCAAGGTGTGGCGCATGAACTATAAGAAACAGCAGCTCTCCAGTTTGGTGCTCTTGCAGACAATtg ACAACGATTGGACGGAGTCCACGAAACAGTTGGCCCAGTCGCCGGCATATCACGCATTTCTGCAGGATGTGAAAAATCTAAACACCGAGCTGCAAACGGGCAAACGCAAAGATTTGTACGTAGACGAGCTGACAACGGTTTTGAAG AACGTACAGGAGAAGAGCAGCGCACAACAGAAAAAGAACAAACAGAACGCGGCGCAGAAAAAGAAATGCGGCTGCTGCAAATGGACGCTGGGCAGCATTTTGATTGTGGCTCTGATTGCCGGCGCCCTCTACTATGACACCGAGGCGAACGGCAAAGGTCTCTTTGAGAAATCCGCCACCGGGAAAGTGTTGAAAAACGCCGGCATTTTGCCCCAGGTGCAGCGCGGCTGGTACGTCACAATGAGCGCCAGCGCACGCGGCTACAAATGGGCCGAGCAGCACGTTCCGCCCTACGCCGAGCCGGCGATCAAGACCAGCTGCGACGTCTGGAAGGTCGCCCGCAACGCCTGCTGCAACGCGTACACGAACGCCCTGAACTATTGGCGCTCCAAATGGCCCGCGGTCGCCAAGTTT ATTGATCAATATGTGCCCAATTTCTCGCACCAACTGGAGGCCTTTGCTGCGGGCGCCAAGGACCTGGCTGTCAACAGTTACGACAAATCTGCGACGCTCATCAAGGAGAAGGTGCTGGT TGGACGCTTCTCACCGGAGAACATTAACCAGGCGCTGAACCAGACTCGCAATGCTGCGCTCGAGTACTACAATCAGTTTCACAAAAAGGTGGACGCCTATGCCAAGCTCAAATGA
- the Tmem214 gene encoding transmembrane protein 214-A isoform X2 has product MAQVKPKQSKQGKQTPAAKKNVQEKSSAQQKKNKQNAAQKKKCGCCKWTLGSILIVALIAGALYYDTEANGKGLFEKSATGKVLKNAGILPQVQRGWYVTMSASARGYKWAEQHVPPYAEPAIKTSCDVWKVARNACCNAYTNALNYWRSKWPAVAKFIDQYVPNFSHQLEAFAAGAKDLAVNSYDKSATLIKEKVLVGRFSPENINQALNQTRNAALEYYNQFHKKVDAYAKLK; this is encoded by the exons atggctCAGGTTAAACCGAAACAAAGCAAACAGGGCAAGCAAACGCCCGCCGCTAAGAAG AACGTACAGGAGAAGAGCAGCGCACAACAGAAAAAGAACAAACAGAACGCGGCGCAGAAAAAGAAATGCGGCTGCTGCAAATGGACGCTGGGCAGCATTTTGATTGTGGCTCTGATTGCCGGCGCCCTCTACTATGACACCGAGGCGAACGGCAAAGGTCTCTTTGAGAAATCCGCCACCGGGAAAGTGTTGAAAAACGCCGGCATTTTGCCCCAGGTGCAGCGCGGCTGGTACGTCACAATGAGCGCCAGCGCACGCGGCTACAAATGGGCCGAGCAGCACGTTCCGCCCTACGCCGAGCCGGCGATCAAGACCAGCTGCGACGTCTGGAAGGTCGCCCGCAACGCCTGCTGCAACGCGTACACGAACGCCCTGAACTATTGGCGCTCCAAATGGCCCGCGGTCGCCAAGTTT ATTGATCAATATGTGCCCAATTTCTCGCACCAACTGGAGGCCTTTGCTGCGGGCGCCAAGGACCTGGCTGTCAACAGTTACGACAAATCTGCGACGCTCATCAAGGAGAAGGTGCTGGT TGGACGCTTCTCACCGGAGAACATTAACCAGGCGCTGAACCAGACTCGCAATGCTGCGCTCGAGTACTACAATCAGTTTCACAAAAAGGTGGACGCCTATGCCAAGCTCAAATGA